The following proteins are encoded in a genomic region of Labeo rohita strain BAU-BD-2019 chromosome 5, IGBB_LRoh.1.0, whole genome shotgun sequence:
- the thnsl2 gene encoding threonine synthase-like 2 → MRYCSTRAGVQGRSFRDVLFSGYAPDGGMFMPENIPSLSPETLRTWSHLSYQQLLCEICCLYIPEQEIPRHDLEGLISQALSSFSIPEAVRLVQLKDSLSILELFHGETLAFKDLAMTCTAQFLKYFLRKDGKRATILVGTSGDTGSSAIRSVFGLSEVDIVVVFPRGRITKVQERQMTTSIADNVHVFAADGTSDDIDVPLRKLFADPDLVQGHGLMSLNSVNWSRILVQLAHFLFAYLQLSVPQAEGDALPVLEVLVPTGGAGNITAGCIMKLMGIPLRLVAVVNSNDIVHRALQSGDFSMSDSVKQTLAPAIDIQDPYNLERVFWLLSGRDGAMVKSLMEEFQRTHKLTLPESLHQQLCEVLSSGSVSDDGILEAMRRCWQDNHYLICPHTAVGVWQHYHTLIKPGENRCCIATASPAKFQEAVQKAGLTLDLPEAVRALDKLETRYEVLEQSDDWESKLRQHIESISSMRRRGVAAKNRD, encoded by the exons ATGCGTTACTGCAGCACACGTGCAGGCGTTCAGGGCCGTAGCTTCAGGGATGTGCTGTTCTCCGGATACGCTCCAGACGGAGGCATGTTCATGCCAGAGAATATCCCATCGCTGTCTCCTGAAACACTGCGCACCTGGAGCCACCTGTCCTACCAGCAGCTGCTGTGTGAGATCTGCTGCCTCTACATCCCTGAGCAGGAGATACCGCGACATGATCTGGAGG GGCTCATTTCGCAAGCGCTGTCTAGCTTCTCCATACCTGAAGCTGTGAGACTGGTTCAGCTGAAGGACTCGCTGTCCATCCTGGAACTGTTTCATGGAGAAACGCTGGCGTTTAAAGATCTGGCCATGACCTGCACCGCTCAGTTCCTTAAGTATTTCCTGCGCAAAGATGGCAAACGGGCCACAATACTAGTAG GTACGTCGGGCGACACGGGCAGCTCGGCCATCAGAAGTGTGTTCGGTCTCAGTGAGGTGGACATAGTAGTGGTGTTTCCCCGTGGACGCATCACCAAAGTACAGGAACGACAGATGACCACCAGCATAGCGGACAATGTCCATGTGTTTGCAG CTGACGGGACGTCTGATGATATTGACGTTCCTCTGAGGAAGCTGTTTGCGGATCCAGACCTGGTGCAGGGTCATGGTCTCATGAGTCTGAACTCTGTAAACTGGTCCAGGATCCTTGTCCAGCTGGCTCATTTCCTGTTCGCATACCTGCAGCTGAGCGTGCCGCAGGCCGAAGGAGATGCTCTGCCCGTGCTGGAGGTGCTGGTGCCTACAGGAGGAGCGGGAAACATCACAG CTGGGTGTATCATGAAGCTGATGGGAATCCCTCTGCGTCTCGTGGCCGTGGTCAACTCCAATGACATCGTCCACCGTGCACTCCAGAGCGGAGATTTTTCCATGTCCGACTCCGTCAAGCAAACTCTCGCTCCTGCCATCGACATCCAG GATCCGTATAACCTGGAGCGCGTGTTCTGGCTCCTGTCCGGTCGAGACGGAGCGATGGTGAAGAGTTTGATGGAGGAGTTTCAGAGGACACACAAACTCACTCTTCCTGAGTCACTTCATCAGCAG TTGTGTGAGGTGTTGTCGTCCGGGTCGGTGTCTGATGATGGGATACTGGAGGCCATGAGGAGATGCTGGCAGGACAATCACTATCTCATCTGCCCTCACACTGCTGTAGGCGTGTGGCAGCACTATCACACACTCATCAAACCCGGAGAAAACAG ATGCTGCATAGCGACCGCATCACCTGCCAAGTTTCAGGAAGCCGTGCAGAAGGCTGGTTTGACCCTTGACCTCCCTGAAGCAGTGCGGGCGTTAGACAAGCTAGAGACGCGTTATGAAGTTTTGGAGCAATCAGACGACTGGGAGTCCAAACTCAGACAACACATAGAGTCCATCAGCTCAATGAGACGACGCGGAGTAGCAGCAAAAAACAGAGATTGA
- the fabp1a gene encoding fatty acid binding protein 1-A, liver, translating into MAFSGKYQLESHENFEPFMKAVGLPEDEIEKGKDIKSISEIHQDGKDFKVTVTAGTKVVLYSFTVGEECELETFTGEKAKTVVHMDGNKLMACVKGIESVTELNGDTIINILTFDGIVYKRISRRIS; encoded by the exons ATGGCTTTCAGTGGGAAATATCAGCTGGAGTCACACGAGAACTTCGAGCCGTTCATGAAGGCCGTTG GGCTGCCAGAGGATGAGATTGAGAAAGGAAAAGACATCAAGAGTATCTCAGAGATTCACCAGGACGGAAAGGACTTCAAAGTGACGGTGACGGCAGGAACGAAAGTTGTCCTGTACTCATTTACTGTGGGTGAAGAATGTGAACTGGAGACCTTCACTGGAGAAAAAGCTAAA actGTGGTTCACATGGACGGGAATAAGCTGATGGCGTGTGTGAAGGGGATCGAGTCTGTGACCGAGCTGAACGGAGACACCATCATTAAT ATCCTCACCTTCGACGGCATCGTCTACAAGAGGATCAGCAGACGCATCTCCTGA
- the smyd1a gene encoding histone-lysine N-methyltransferase SMYD1a produces MTVEKMDPVEVFSAGEKGRGLRVTKEMKAGEVVFAEASFAAVVFDSLSLQVCHSCFRRQANPHRCAQCKFAHYCDRTCQRAAWEEHKQECSAIKKIGKAPNENVRLVARILWRIQKDTGLVSDAQLTTLDLLEDHLSKMSPEDLKELKVDVQHFYNYWPKKSKPVGEDYVSHLFGVINCNGFTLSDQRGLQAVGVGLFPNLCLVNHDCWPNCTVILNPGNQTALDASFHSKRRIELRALGMIPEGEELTVSYVDFLNVSKDRQRLLKQQYYFDCKCEHCTNGIKDDLMTAVKDTDGHKPSADVVKAVTDFSLQALVKIEEARTEGNFHEVVRMCRECLEKQDPVFGDTNLHLLRVLSTASEVLSFMQQFTEAAGYAQRMVDGYTKLYHPNNAQLGMATMRAGVTHWHAGLIEAAHGLICRAYGILMITHGAHHPITKDLESMRMQTEMELRLFKQNELVYRNMREAMLSAKPTMLAGEQIKTTS; encoded by the exons ATGACCGTGGAAAAGATGGATCCTGTGGAAGTGTTTTCAGCCGGGGAGAAAGGCCGTGGCCTCCGTGTCACCAAGGAGATGAAAGCTGGAGAGGTTGTGTTTGCTGAAGCGAGCTTCGCTGCGGTTGTGTTTGACAG TCTCTCTCTGCAGGTGTGTCACAGCTGTTTCCGCCGGCAGGCGAACCCTCACCGCTGCGCCCAGTGCAAATTTGCCCACTACTGCGACCGCACGTGCCAGCGTGCCGCATGGGAGGAACACAAGCAAGAATGTTCTGCCATTAAAAAGATAGGAAAAGCTCCCAATGAGAATGTGCG TCTGGTCGCTCGTATCCTGTGGCGTATTCAGAAGGACACTGGTCTGGTCTCCGACGCTCAGCTCACCACCCTCGACCTCCTGGAGGATCACCTGTCCAAAATGTCCCCCGAGGACCTGAAAGAGCTCAAAGTTGACGTGCAACACTTCTACAATTACTGGCCTAAAAAGAGCAAACCAGTCGGAGAGGACTATGTGTCGCATCTCTTTGGTGTG ATTAACTGCAATGGTTTCACACTGAGCGATCAGAGGGGTCTTCAGGCGGTCGGCGTGGGTCTCTTTCCTAACCTGTGTTTGGTCAATCACGACTGCTGGCCCAACTGCACTGTCATTCTCAATCCCGGCAA TCAGACGGCTCTGGACGCTTCATTCCACTCAAAGAGAAG GATCGAGCTGAGGGCTCTGGGGATGATCCCTGAAGGAGAAGAGCTGACCGTCAGCTATGTGGACTTCCTAAACGTGTCCAAGGACCGCCAACGGCTGCTCAAGCAGCAGTATTACTTCGACTGCAAATGTGAGCACTGCACCAACGGCATCAAAGATGACCTGATGACGGCCGTCAAAGACACCGACGGACACAAG CCGTCTGCTGATGTGGTGAAGGCGGTGACAGATTTCAGTCTTCAGGCTCTGGTTAAGATCGAAGAGGCTCGTACTGAAGGAAACTTCCATGAG GTGGTTAGGATGTGTCGCGAGTGTTTGGAGAAGCAGGATCCAGTGTTTGGAGACACAAACCTGCATCTGCTGCGCGTCCTCAGCACCGCCAGTGAGGTTCTGTCCTTCATGCAGCAGTTCACCGAGGCGGCGGGTTACGCGCAGCGCATGGTAGACGGATACAC GAAGCTCTATCACCCCAATAACGCGCAGCTGGGCATGGCCACTATGAGAGCGGGCGTCACGCACTGGCACGCTGGCCTGATCGAGGCCGCTCACGGGCTAATCTGTCGCGCCTACGGCATTCTCATGATCACACACGGAGCTCATCACCCCATCACCAAAGACCTGGAG TCGATGCGGATGCAGACGGAGATGGAGCTGCGTTTGTTCAAGCAGAATGAGCTGGTCTATCGCAACATGAGGGAGGCCATGCTAAGCGCCAAACCCACGATGCTCGCTGGAGAGCAAATCAAAACTACTTCATAA
- the oxt gene encoding oxytocin-neurophysin 1, whose amino-acid sequence MSGSLISVVGLLCLLSVCSACYISNCPIGGKRSVQDWPSRQCMSCGPGDRGRCFGPSICCGEGIGCLVGSPETLRCLEEDFLPSPCEVSGKACGYEGRCAAPGICCDSEGCSMDQSCVDGDADAPAVAQPVSSQDLLLKLLHLSNHAHPLRLHQ is encoded by the exons ATGTCTGGAAGTTTGATCTCAGTGGTTGGTCTGCTGTGTCTGCTGTCCGTTTGCTCGGCCTGTTACATCTCTAACTGCCCCATCGGAGGCAAACGATCCGTACAGGATTGGCCGTCTCGACAG TGCATGTCATGTGGTCCCGGTGATCGTGGTCGGTGTTTTGGTCCCAGTATCTGCTGTGGTGAAGGTATCGGCTGCTTGGTTGGCTCCCCAGAAACGCTCCGCTGTCTGGAGGAAGATTTTCTTCCTTCTCCATGTGAAGTGTCTGGTAAAGCGTGCGGTTATGAAGGACGCTGCGCTGCTCCTGGGATCTGCTGTGACTCAG AGGGATGCAGTATGGATCAGTCCTGTGTGGACGGAGACGCTGATGCTCCGGCCGTCGCTCAACCTGTCAGTAGCCAAGATCTTCTGCTGAAGCTGCTGCACCTTTCAAACCACGCCCACCCCCTCAGACTCCACCAATGA